A stretch of DNA from Kwoniella mangroviensis CBS 8507 chromosome 1 map unlocalized Ctg01, whole genome shotgun sequence:
TTGAGATTATTTTTAGATGAAAGGAATTATCGACTCACAGTGACCCCACTTCCAATGATGAAAGCTCTTCcatccccttctttcccaatAACCATATCTACGAAATCGCCTATCTCTCCTGAAAAGATAATGCCAGGTATCAATGCCAATGCCGATAAGGCATTTTGCCAATATGCCAAATCTAACGTATGACCCTCAACTTTTTTCAAGGCTTGTTTGACTAATATGGCATGTACAGCTACCATAGCAGCAGAAGCTACACCAAGCATCATACCAGCCATTGGGGCTTCCATTCGTCGGGTATCTTCCATCACACCGTAAATGTTGACTGTGGGAGTCGGGGAAAGTCCAGGGATAGGTAAGAACGAATATGTGAATCCCCACATTACCAAGCCACATGCACCGATCGTCCATGCCGAAGGTCTCATACCGTTCATAAGCGCTTGGAGAACTACGGTCATAGGGAGAGTGAGACCTCTGGCTACTTGGAAGTAGGATGCGTCGACGAGTTTGAGGCAGTAGATGTTAAACATTAGTCCGACGACATTGACGATTGAGACGGGCAGGACGGCAAGAATGGTCGAGCGGGTCCACCGGGGTGGGACGTAGTCGTAGCATAatgggagaagatgaaggagaagtacTGAGGTggagagttgaagaagaaggaaggtaaggGGTagagatgaggtggataaAACCCATTTGTTACTTTACAGTTGAATGTTAGCTACTAATGGATCGACTAGGAATGGAAGTCACTCacgtcatcaccatcaccagagCGACGGTCATGTAAAACCCTACTACACCTGCTACTTTCCAtgctggaggaggatcgTTAGGTGCCATGGTGCGGAATTCGAAATTAACCCAATGTAAATGAAGGTGCTTTGACAATCGAAAGATCTTGTCCGATCAGTagatatatgatatagagAAACCTTTTATAATGGTCCCCAATGACATCTATAACACTAGTTGTGGGTCCGGTGGGTCAAAGGTTCGCAGGACACATTCGGAAGCGAACAGCGGTGTGAATCAAGGTAATACAATGTATATTCCTCTCCGCAAAGTAACAAGTAAAGACAGTGTTAAACAGAACTATGAAATCTCCCGCAGCGCCTTGTTAGACCGAGATGTTTCAAAAATAATCCTGTTCTCTCagctcttcgtcatcttcatcttggtatGTCATCTCCAGGATCCTGTAGTCGTGTGATACAGCAAATCAAGCTCACATAAATTCCTTTCAGTACTAaatttgatattgatccGAAATTCCTTGCTTTCTTTCGTCTCATCACCCGAAACAAATCAGTAGATGGTACGGTACGGTACGGTAGAACCTCGAACTGTACCTGTACCGTACGTGGACTGGAAGACATGTGTCCGTCATCGCGTTCAGAGGCGTTAAGGCGTTCAAGTTGTCATCCTTGTGTATAagtatgtatgatgatgattttcaGGATGAAGAGCACTCCCGTAGGATGGGATTTCTCAGTGACTTGGAAGGATCTCAGAATAGCGGGAACGGATTACGCACTTATGCCCTGAAAGTTACATACCATTCCTTTGGGAATGATCCGAGACAACGAGATAAAAAGATAGGAATCAAGGTATAATCGGGAGATTAGTCTACCCGTCATACAACCACCTCGCAACCATTTACGAGTACGATGCATAATCCACGGGAAGAAAAGCCTTCACAAAAATGACGACAAGATGTAGTTACTCGTAGTCACAGGTATCACAGCTTTTGTGTTTGACTGCATTGGTTCTGCGCTTAGCTGCCCCAGGAAGTACCCCATAGAAGAGATAGCCCTGGCGAAGATGACGCAACGTTACTCGCGATGCGAAAAAGTTTGAAAGGTTGAAAATTGTCGTACAGCTGAAGAAATCTATTTCCAGACGTGATACAACGTCACCTTCTTTGTATCCTGATCGCAGGACAGGTCAGGATAGGATGAAGATTAGATCGCACTATTCGTACTCGGGAAGTATGACATGTGAAACATGTTTGCGGACACAGCTTGCTCCTTAGGTCAGCGAAAGGAATTCGAGAAGTGCACTGCTCTAAAGACAATCTTTAAAGCGGAATGGGGAAAGCAAATAAATCAGAGCGTAGATATATCTTCATAATCAACCTGATATCCAGTCTGGTAGAACGGTAGattcatttcttcttccattgtTTGTCCACCTCTTCAGATTCCTGGACTCAGACTCAAAAACAATGGCTTTACCTCTTACCCCACCTTACACTCCCTTGACGGACTCTTCGTTACCCATCCTCACTTCTAAAGTCCAATTCCCTGTTCATCCCAATGCTATCGCAGCCAAAGCATTGCTCACACCACCTCAGACGCCTGAGCTGGATCATCGAACGAGTGAGGAACAAGGTAGGAAATTGAGTGATAATGAGATATCGTATTATCTCCCTTCGAGAGGGGACGGGGTGAATGACATGTAAGCGGtttttcactttcatcaCCTTTGGAATGATCTACTGATAATTATTCTTGTAGGTATGTCCACCATACACTActcgcttcatcttcacagaTGTCACCTTCGAGAATCTTACATATCTGGGCGTACCAACTCCTCTTGCACCCGTTATTATCTTCTACCGTAAAATTCGAAGATTACGAAGATATGTCCTTCGTCCCCTGCAGACCCAGAAACACCATCGAAGCTCTTTCGATCGCTTCTGATCGATTCTCGTTCTTGAATGACCAAAGGGATATAATCGATACGTATCTCAACGGTCCTAGGACATTATCAAATTACAGACTAGGCTATCTTGTCGTTAAGGCTCCTACAACATCCATCTCTGCAGAGGCAAAGGGGGAATACGAAATTATGTTATGTGCTACCCATTACTTGGGAGATGGAATGGCTTTACATAGCTTTATGAATGAATTTTACGCTCTTCTTGGATCCGATCTCACCACTCAAGATatctcaagaaagatcagcGAAAAGTTGGATCCCGAGGAAGCTGTGGAGATACCGAGAAGCTTGGAAGATCGATTACCCCCCAGCAAGAGTAAATTAGCAAGTGCCGTGGGGAAAGAAGAGCTCAAAAGATCTGATGCCAAATTGATCGGTGGACAATCTTTCGGATCACCCAAAGAGAAATTACAAAGGCATACGATCGTACCGACCATTTCGTACGACAAGGACAAGACGAGAGTGATTTTAGGCAATTGTAAGAAGAATGGAGTGACGATTGCCCATGCGGTCTTTGCACTTTGTAATTTAGCTTGGGCCAAGCGAACAGATAGTGACAGGATTGACCCTTGGTAAGTTGCCCTCCCCTCCAAATATCGATTGTTATCTGTGGAAAGGCTGACGAGGGCATACTTGTCAGTTTGATTTACTCCGCGTTGAATTTACGTCCTAACATGCTTGCGTCTTCGTCAACCGCCAAAGAGAGTTTCTTCCACTTGGCCGTAGGATACTTCAATATCGTCTTACCCACTCTCATACCATCTACTATCTCCACCGAAGAGCTGTTCTGGCACAGAGCAAGGATGACCAAGCAGCAAACTATCAAAGCTGTTAAATCACCTTTCGTAGTTAGCAGAAGTCAAAATACCTCTATCGTGAGGAGAGAAAGGGCAGTCAAATGGGCAaaaatcgatgatgaggaagagatgaaagctaGATCAAACCCTGGCTTGGGTTTAGGTCTAGATGTGGAAGCCACTCAGTCCGAGATACAACCTCAGCAAAAGAAAAAGACACCTCAAGCTCTACAGTTACCCACCCCCGACAATACCCCTATCATTCCCGAAGAACGAAAGGTATCGCAGAAAGCTTTAATGGGATTATCAATGTTGGGAAATTTGGATGGAATGTACAAGCATTCCGAATTCCCTTCGATCCAATTGACAAGCTTGACTACTGGCTCGAGACAGCGTCAAAGTGGTTTGTTACTGTTTGCATATACTTTCGCGTAAGTACGATACGATATTTCCCACAATTGAGCACGGTGCTGATTTGATGGTTGTTCTCAGTGGTAAATTGTGGTTCTCTTTGGGTTACGATAAGAACGGTTTCCCCGCTGGGGTAGTAGAGGGTTTCTgggatgaagtgaaagatcTGATTGAGAAGGTTTTATTGTAGACTTTGGACATTCATGGACTTTTCTTACTTAGTATACGTCATACCATTGTAGCATATATTCATAATCAATTGAATCGATATGTATGGACGATATTTTAGCCCAATCGACCCATTGTTAGCATGATGATCAGTACTGTTGTAACCGTCAGGAATTCCGAGTAGCACTGAAAATACTCTATGCATATATCACTTCTATGCTCCTACTCCTTTACTCCTGTCTCGTCGAGTCCGCCCTCTTCCTGCCCCTCTCTTTCAACCAAGCTTTAACGAACCCGTTCTTCGCTGCtataccaccatcatcctccacaGCCATCTCATTGACGTGCTCGCCCATAGCTTTCTTACTGGCATCTCTAAACCCTTCGAACGCAGCCAACGCTCCCCCAGACTCTATCGTCTCTCGAGCAATTTCTACGCCTTCTTTCCATGATTTTGCTTTGCCCGATACGTGCAGTAAAGCAGCAGCGTTGAGCAACACGTAGTCGCGTATGGTATCCAGCGATGGCGAGTCTGCACTGGcaggagaggagagatgaggcGGTGCAGGGGAATTGGACatgatggattggaaggttAATGCATTTAGATCGGGGGTCGATCCTCTAAcggaagaaagggaatgaaggGGTAGTCCGAAATCTTCAGTAGGGTGAATGGAACCTTTGGTAATTTGGCCGTTCTCCAACCACCAGGTCTATGCAAATCAAATTAGCGGACATTTTGACGCAGTGATTATCGTCGAGATGATCATAAGCTCACCCAAGTCTCGCCAGCCGGACTGATCTCATCTAAACCCTCCTTTCCACAAACCACCAAAGCCCTTTCGACATTCAGCAATCTCAATACTTCGGCAAAGGTATCGCCTAATTCCTGCTTAGCTACACCAAGTAACATTCTCTGAGGTCTTGCCGGATTTATCAAAGGTCCTAGGACATTGAATATCGTCCGGAAGTTGAGATTACGTCGGATAGGAGCGATGTGAGctaatgatggatgatagtggggagcgaagaggaagaggaacggCGAGTGCTCAAGGAAAGTATGTACTTCTGATACTGGGAAAGCCAATCGACAGTCAAGCGAGAGAAGTAGGTCGGCCGAGCCAGAGGTCGAAGTAGCTGCTTTTGAGCCGTGCTGCAGGACGAGCAAGAATATCAGCTGGGTAGTCGGCATGATTTATTtagctaactcacctttgCTACTCTCACGCCGGCACCTGCGACTACCACAGCAGCGGTGGTAGATACGTTATATGTGTCCCAACCATCTCCACCAGTCCCCACTATGTCTACTAATCCGGCATACCCATCACCCTCTTTATCTGAATCCCTATAATCCCACATCCCATGTCCGTGCTGATCCTTGACCTCTGGTATCAAGTCTGTCACCGAGACTGCATGTTCTCGAAGTACACTGGCACAAGCAGCTACGATGTCGGGAGAGGACTCGAGACCGGAGAGAGTGAGAGCGGTAAGGAAAGCGCCGGCCTGTAACAATGACAAGTTAGCGATGTGCAACCTCGACGTCCAAAGAACACCTTGCTCACCTGCGCTTCGCTAGCACCTTGAACACATAGATGTCGGAAGCACTGAGCGCAATCTTCCGGAGTAAAGTCGTCAGGCGTCTGGACGAGCTTCTTGAGGAGGACCTTGAAGGTCTCTGGTGTGTACTGGGATGACATGTTGAATTATATGGGAATtatgagaaggagaaagagaaaggagtggaagatatggaattCATCCCCGATTAACATCAGGCACGATTGAGTCATGTTCGCtcgagtgagttgaatcatTTGATCCCGTTGACAGTGACAAACACCTAAATGATGACATTGAACGCGTCTGTGCTTGTCCTTACATTACATACAGCTATCATCTGGGTCAGAGCAGTAAGATGCCGGCAGTCAAGAGGGCTGCTGAGGGGCCAGAACCACCGGCGAAGAAGCGTGAGTTTATCATGTCAACAGGGTATAGCTGACTATCATAGCCCACCCATTCTTCACTGGTGCTGCTCAAAAGCCGTTGGGCGTATTCcaaccttctcctcctacATTGGTCCATTTCACCCACCTCGATCCCTTCTtgtcctcctcctcaccGAGTAATGGGTACAACAAAGTAGCCGTATCCTTCTATGATCTTGACGGAACTCTCATCAAGCCCAAATCAGGAGCTCAGTTTCCGAAAAATCGAGATGATTGGGTATGGTGGCATTCTTCTGTACCCGAATTACTCAAGAAAGAAcatgaagaagggagacaTCTGATAGTCATTTCGAATCAAGGTGATCCGAGGGAGAAGATAAAATTGGAATGGAGAGCTAAACTCTCCTTGATCGCCAAGAAGGTAAGTACAAGTACAACCCTTTGCGGACACAGTACAGGTTTTAGGCTGATATAAGTCCGAGGAAAGTCACCGAAAGAAGTACCGATACGTATATTAGGAGCATTATCAAAGTCAGACGTATATCGAAAACCTAATGTAGGAATGTATGAAGCAGTAGAAAAGATATATAGAGATAGAGGGTTAGAGATAGATCTCGAGAATTCGGTATTTGTAGGTGACGCTGCTGGTAGAGCTGCTAAAGGGTCGCAAGGGAAAGATCATGGTGATACGGATTATAAATTTGCTTTGAATGTTGGATTGAGGTTTGTGACTCCTGAGGTAGGTCCAGTGTCACATCTCATTTGTCGAAACGAATAGTACTGATACATTTCTATAGGAACACTTCCTTAAACATCCTCGTCCACATTTTCCCGAACCTCCCAATGGCTTCAGACCCGCGAAACTTGGTAATCTTGCATCTCGTAAGTATATATGTCGCATTCGACCCCTTCTCTTCATGCTGGTCTTGTACCCTCTGTCCTCttcacttctacctcttgGCCGCTCCTCCTACCTTTCCTATCGTGGTCTTTCCCCAATCTACCCACAACATCACAACTATCTGTTACCCCGCCCGCTCACATAACCTAGGACAGTTCCTCACATCGTCCCATCGCATACTCCAATCACTCGTCCGACGCTAGAAATCGTCCTTTTCGTTGGTCCGCCCGCTTCTGGCAAATCGTCTTTCTTCCGTAAACATTTCGCTCCAGAAGGCTACGAGcatatcaatcaagatcTGTTAGGTACAAGAGATAGATGCTTGAGGATCGCCGAACACTTTTTGACGGCGGGGAAAAAGGTCGTGGTGGATAATACGAATCGTAATAGGGAGACTAGAGCTCATTGGATAAGGTTGGCAATGAAGTTGAAAATTCCTATCAGGTGCGTACGAATTATACCTCGACGTTGAAAGGCGTGAAGGTGCAAATGCTAATTGGAATGGACTTTGTAGGTTGTTTCACTTCTTGTGTCCATTGGAACTTGCCAAGCACAATAACGTATATAGAGCATGTTATGGACCACCCGACGAACCTACTCGTACGCTATTACCTACTTTGGCGTTTAACAGCTACGCAGGTGCTTTTGAGAAACCCTCGATAGATGAAGGGTTTGATGAAATTAGAGGAGTCAACTTCCATTTTGAAGGTTCGGAAGagcaaagaaggaaatgggATATGTATATGTTAGAACCTAAAAGATAAGGCTTACGCTGGCTTGTAGCATGACACTGAAGAGTACGTGTTGTAATTTTAGATTGAGGGAACATACAATCATGAACTTCATAAACATGTCTAGGTACCCGTCGTACACCCTGCTTTCAGTTTGGGAGGCCATCTCTTCCCGAAGGCTCTGACGCGTTCTTGCTTTCACCATATATCTGAAGGTAACAGAGACTTTTTTCTGCCATTCTTGTTCATGATCAAAGACGTATAGCAAGAtgcttgatgaagaagaaaaaccGATCATAGTCAACGAATACAACAGATCATTCCAGTTTGATGACTCGGACCTTCGATTGGTGTCTGCAGATGGTGTCGTATTCAAAATTCACACTTGGAAATTGAAGGCTGCGAGGTAAAGCGATCCCAGTTCTCCTGAAATCGTTAGATTGACATATAGAGGTAGACAATGCCGACTGATGCTGACTTCATCATGCATAGCTCTGTGTTCCAAGTCATGTTCGAAAGCGGGAACAACGGTGACACACTGGAACTCACCGACAAAACCCAAGAGATCGGTCGGATACTCTGCATGTTCCTACAAATACTATATGGAATCAAGCTTGCCGAACCCTCGAGTGGATGGGATCTGAAAAGGAATCATGAAGAACTCCTGAGGCTGATCGATAAATACGATGCGCCCGCCGCGAAGCAACACTTGACTACTTGCTTTCGACTCTGGGCAGCTAGCGAAAAATTCGAGTCAGATGGTTATTTTTTACTTGCATCGCAATTAGATGAGTACGAGATAGCCACCACATCCCTGAAGCATGCTATGGCCTGCCGTCGTACTTGGACAGGTCCATCTGTGAGTCTCGCTATCGTTCGCTACATCGTCTAGGAAGCCGGGCCATCTGACCGCTAGGTCACAACATAGGAGGGCATGGAGTCCCGTCAAGCGCTCCTATCACAAGGTCTCAAAGGAGAGAACACTACAGATGTAGCAGGATGGCCTCTCAACGACTTTCGAAGACTCTCGCACGAATATATATTTGGATTCATGAGAGCTAAAGAGATCGTAATGCAACCTAACAAACCAAGGGTAGATTATAAACTGTTGGCCGCAGAATTCGAAAAGATCATGAAAGACCTCAGTAAGTCTTCCTTTCTGTGCAGACTGGATTGTCTTGGAAGTCGAGGGTGTTTACGAGGCTGAAATGTATGATGTAAATAGCGCTGGAAGAGGCCAACTAGGTATCGAGGTGCGTCAGATCgtgaaagggatgatatgtatgtagTCCTGTATGCAGACTCAGTGGCAACGTACAGCTTGACTATACAGTCGTATTTAATCTGGAAGAGGCCATATTGAATGATGTGAATATTGTGTATTCCGGATGAGTCATTATACTGATTCGTCAACGGTGTACGATACCTGAGACTGGGTCCAACCTTATCAACAGCTACAAGTGCGCAGTATGAATAAGTATACTTGATCATTGCCTTCATCCTTCTGTTCTTCTGTATCTCTCACTGCCAAAAAAGAGTTATCACATGTAATCAGAATGACCGACAAAACCAAGAATCAGATATTGTTCGACGATCATAGTCGAGATTTTCAATTCGAGGATTCCGATGTGACCATCCGGACTAGCGATGATGTGACTTTTAAAATTCATCGATTCCACCTAATGGCCGTCAGGTAAGAGGATCCTTTCAAAAGACTTGAGGCTGTCCACATTGTGACATTGATCACTGATCTCGATTGACCAGCGCTGTGTTCTGTGATATGATGGCTATCGGTAAAGGACAAAATGAGGAGCTTTGTCTCACGGATGAAAGTTTTGAAGATGCCTCGACTATCGGAAAATTTCTCTATTTTTGTTACGGTAAATCATTGCCAGCGCCCGCAACGAAAGAGCATACACCTTATcagaagttgatcaatttgTGCAACAAGTACGAATGTCCAGGTGTACTTGCGCATCTAGAGGCCCTGGTCTATAAATGGTACATCGAGGATTGTCTGTGTCCCAGAAATGTCTTTGTGCTAGGCTATTCTTTGAATCAGCCAAAATTAGCGATATATGGTATAACTCATGCTGGTAACTGGCAATGGTCAGAGACATCCATGGTGAGTTGCGAATcgaggtggtgatgatgctcaTCCACGGATTGCTGATGTGCATGCCACGAAGGATATAACAGAAGCGGAAAAGACGAAATCCAAAGACCGTACTGCTGTTATCAGTAGTGTTATTGGGTGTAGTGCTCTGGATCCAAGTGGGCTCACTTATCACGATTTTGTAGACATACCAGATGCTTGGAAATTTCCACTGGTTCGAGCCACATGGGGTAAGATCAAAGACGGGGAGCTGAGTAAGacagattggaagaagatagCCGAAGATTTCGAAAGAATATTTAAGATGGTCAATGGTGACTCGACATGTTGATACTGTACATGAGCCAATGTTCTGTGGCAGGACGTTAGTGGAGTTTGGCCTTTCGATTTATTATAGTGCTTCAAACTGTCCAGTATGTATGCCACGAACGTGATGGATTGACCGTGAAGGGAGCAACTTCAGATACCTCGGATGAGTACTGATTCAAGTGGTATGCGAATGGTGAAACAGTACTGAAAGACACTATACTCAACAATCGGCAAgacagggaagaaagaaggagaaattgAATTTCTGTTTTGTCTGAAGAACGGATAATGAATCGCAGCAAGTAGGAATCGCAGCAAGTCTACTTGCTGTTGGTAAGTGAAAGGGTCTTTCTTGAGCTCATAACTTACAGTGGTGGCCGTTCGCCTATAGTAACGTGAGGCTGGAGTGTCAAGTTGTGTGATACTCAACAATTTGCTGAGAGACAATGCTCTTCCCGATCCACTACAGATCATGATGTCTGTGCGTCGGCGAAATTTGACTACAGCTCGGGATTGGTTTATACGTAACCTACTCATTTCTTtgcttcttgatctctcattcatctctATCAAAATACCCAAACAGCAACCTTCACTTGTGTTCTTTCTATACTCTAACCGATACATCGGGAGTCTTGTTGAGACACCTATTATCTCGTCCATCATGTCCTCCAAACGAGGTTCACCTTCAAGCGACACCGAATCCTCCTCAAAAAGAGCAAGGAATTACCCTGCAATCAACGACTACAACAGAAATTACCAAGATTCCGACGCAGATGCGACTCTCATATCTTCTGATGGGTCGAGTTCAAGGTTCATAGCTACATGCTAATGGCAAACAGGTCAGGAAAAATTCTCACATGAATGGTGGAAAGGACTATGAGCTGACGTTCTTGTGGGTCTATTGGGGGCAGTATCGTTTTTCGagatatgctgatcatcgGAGACAATTCCGATCGTAACATTGATCTCAGCGATGAGACCATCGAGCGATCCTCGACTGTGTCTCTGTTCCTGCAGACATGCCAGGGACAAACACCGAAACTCTCAACACAAAATGAAGTCTTGTCTGAGTACAGCGACCTAATCGACTTTTGCAAGAAATACGATGCTGCACCTGTTCTCcgaatgatatcagcttcccTATATCGATGGTTCCATGAGATCGACCTCGGATCATGCCATATATTTATCCTGGGCTGCTTACTGGACACGCCAAAAGTGGTCGCCTTTGCCCTACGGAATAGCAAGCCTCTGACGTGGTCGGCAAACAAGATGGTGGGCTACTTTCATCAGTGTATTGTGATTTGTGTCGGAAAAAGGCTAACAAGCTCACTTGGGCTCAGCTTATCacggaggaggagaaagcAAAAGCTAGAAATCCGATCACTACCTTGGAAAATATAGTCGACGCCAGGTGG
This window harbors:
- a CDS encoding anthranilate phosphoribosyltransferase — translated: MSSQYTPETFKVLLKKLVQTPDDFTPEDCAQCFRHLCVQGASEAQAGAFLTALTLSGLESSPDIVAACASVLREHAVSVTDLIPEGDGYAGLVDIVGTGGDGWDTYNVSTTAAVVVAGAGVRVAKHGSKAATSTSGSADLLLSLDCRLAFPVSEVHTFLEHSPFLFLFAPHYHPSLAHIAPIRRNLNFRTIFNVLGPLINPARPQRMLLGVAKQELGDTFAEVLRLLNVERALVVCGKEGLDEISPAGETWTWWLENGQITKGSIHPTEDFGLPLHSLSSVRGSTPDLNALTFQSIMSNSPAPPHLSSPASADSPSLDTIRDYVLLNAAALLHVSGKAKSWKEGVEIARETIESGGALAAFEGFRDASKKAMGEHVNEMAVEDDGGIAAKNGFVKAWLKERGRKRADSTRQE
- a CDS encoding polynucleotide kinase 3'-phosphatase — protein: MPAVKRAAEGPEPPAKKRAQFPKNRDDWVWWHSSVPELLKKEHEEGRHLIVISNQGDPREKIKLEWRAKLSLIAKKSPKEVPIRILGALSKSDVYRKPNVGMYEAVEKIYRDRGLEIDLENSVFVGDAAGRAAKGSQGKDHGDTDYKFALNVGLRFVTPEEHFLKHPRPHFPEPPNGFRPAKLGNLASLPHIVPSHTPITRPTLEIVLFVGPPASGKSSFFRKHFAPEGYEHINQDLLGTRDRCLRIAEHFLTAGKKVVVDNTNRNRETRAHWIRLAMKLKIPIRLFHFLCPLELAKHNNVYRACYGPPDEPTRTLLPTLAFNSYAGAFEKPSIDEGFDEIRGVNFHFEGSEEQRRKWDMYMLEPKR